One window from the genome of Artemia franciscana chromosome 12, ASM3288406v1, whole genome shotgun sequence encodes:
- the LOC136033454 gene encoding uncharacterized protein LOC136033454: MVRAFDLCDEKKISLPQYLIFEPDQVPCVPGETTATLTRKVNELYMEFKSFAEHHKARSVVQTIPDMKPHPPAKPSYSVIVKNPPKNLNNPDARKDFLDKACGGVSSSIVVLRPRRDAWQVVLSDKGAANTLADALSKVDQSINAKVKSPAFFGIVRRVPDGTSKSDLCDLANNCIEVVQLGSTRSFRLKFESRDHLNYATENPLVIGYERLPITEYKFLPTQCYKCQCYSHTANNCKASPRCSKCAGDHKNSKENPCQLVMKCALCGSSDHPCYSYKCPEAQKLLLKK; encoded by the coding sequence ATGGTTCGAGCCTTTGATCTTTGTGATGAGAAAAAGATCAGCCTACCTCAGTATCTGATTTTCGAGCCAGATCAGGTCCCATGTGTGCCAGGGGAGACAACAGCTACGTTAACTCGAAAGGTTAATGAACTCTAcatggaatttaaaagcttCGCTGAGCACCATAAAGCAAGGTCAGTCGTGCAAACTATTCCTGATATGAAACCTCACCCACCCGCAAAACCGTCCTATTCAgttattgtgaaaaatccaccaaaaaacttgaataatcctgacgctcgaaaagatttcctggataaagcttgtgggggtgtcagttcaagcatagttgttttgaggCCTAGGAGGGATGCATGGCAAGTAGTTCTGTCGGACAAGGGTGCCGCCAATACTTTGGCAGATGCATTAAGCAAAGTAGACCAATCCATTAATGCTAAAGTGAAGAGTCCTGCCTTTTTCGGTATAGTACGCCGAGTGCCTGACGGAACATCTAAAAGTGACCTATGCGATCTCGCTAATAACTGTATAGAAGTTGTTCAGTTAGGAAGTACGAGGTCTTTTCGATTAAAGTTTGAGTCACGTGACCACCTAAACTATGCCACTGAGAATCCCCTTGTTATTGGTTACGAGCGTCTACCTATAACTGAGTACAAGTTTTTGCCTACCCAGTGCTACAAATGCCAGTGCTACAGCCATACTGCAAATAACTGTAAAGCTTCCCCGAGATGCTCTAAATGCGCTGGTGACCACAAGAACTCCAAAGAAAACCCGTGTCAACTTGTCATGAAATGTGCTCTCTGTGGCTCCTCCGACCACCCCTGTTATTCGTataaatgtccagaagcacagaaactactgcttaagaaatga